From Solidesulfovibrio carbinoliphilus subsp. oakridgensis, the proteins below share one genomic window:
- the queF gene encoding preQ(1) synthase has protein sequence MSAPKAPSAPKDDVSTLTTLGQGATAYPRTVTPGLLETFPNAFPGRRYTVTFASEEFTSLCPKTGQPDFGMITIRYVPDERCIESKSLKLYLFSYRDEGTFMETLTNRILDDLVAACQPLEMEVTGDFAARGGITISVTAGYVKE, from the coding sequence ATGTCCGCGCCCAAAGCGCCTTCAGCTCCGAAAGACGACGTCAGCACCCTGACCACCCTCGGCCAGGGGGCGACCGCCTATCCCCGCACCGTGACCCCGGGGCTGCTCGAAACCTTTCCCAACGCCTTTCCCGGCCGACGCTACACCGTGACCTTCGCCTCGGAGGAGTTCACGAGCCTGTGCCCCAAGACCGGCCAGCCCGATTTCGGCATGATCACCATCCGTTATGTGCCGGACGAGCGGTGCATCGAGTCCAAGTCCCTCAAACTCTACCTGTTCAGCTACCGCGACGAGGGGACCTTCATGGAGACCCTGACCAACCGGATTCTCGACGATCTGGTCGCGGCCTGCCAGCCCCTCGAAATGGAAGTGACCGGCGACTTCGCCGCCCGGGGCGGCATCACCATTTCGGTCACGGCCGGCTATGTGAAGGAATAA
- a CDS encoding DUF7483 domain-containing protein produces the protein MLATNLLAAVAGSQADKTYIEDVFSVDLYTGNGAAQTITNGIDLVTYGGLVWIKPRSDIGHHFLYDSARSWNNYLRTSLVDAQAFDTSLFFGGALANGFKTGTYWSGVKVVAWTFREAPKFFKMALITKSAGSNATVDLSSLGTVGMVRVKRIDAAGSWYVWHRSLPAGQLLIGETTAAAATLGHITVSGTTLTLVNGVIADGTYIIHAWAHDESPDGLVQAITFTTDSSGNAAVPFGFESQLDILKASTATGNWLVVDTMRGILTGSVDQQLYPNASTAETAGTTIDLTSNGLNATSLSASTTYVGLAIRRGPMRVPTDGTKVYNAIARTGTGAAATVTGVGFAPDIVIAKGKDIRGWFVGDRLRGAYKELETSSTMAEYADNSSWGGVTGFDTQDGARLGSDLDYGRVNQSSVQFVNYCFRRAPGFFDQVCYTGTGVARTIPHNLKSIPGMIWFKGRSAAYSWVVYHKSLGATRLAGRLEKTDAASTNSAWFNNTEPTDTVATVGASGPNDAGTTYVAYLFGDTPGLCKAFSYTGNGTNQDIPLGFIPRFIILKRTDASGDWYVFDTVRGIVSGNDPYLLLNSTAAEVTTTDFIDPIANGINASGSLININGAQMIGWACA, from the coding sequence ATGCTTGCTACAAATCTTCTTGCAGCAGTTGCAGGTTCACAGGCGGACAAAACATACATCGAAGACGTGTTTTCCGTCGATTTGTACACTGGGAACGGCGCAGCACAGACAATAACAAACGGTATTGATCTGGTTACATACGGGGGACTGGTATGGATAAAACCTCGTTCCGACATAGGGCACCATTTCCTGTACGATTCTGCAAGATCATGGAATAATTATTTGAGAACTAGTCTTGTTGACGCTCAAGCATTCGACACTAGCTTATTTTTTGGCGGGGCGCTAGCTAATGGATTTAAAACAGGAACGTACTGGAGTGGTGTTAAAGTGGTCGCCTGGACCTTTCGCGAGGCCCCCAAGTTCTTCAAGATGGCCCTCATCACCAAGTCGGCCGGCTCCAACGCCACCGTAGACCTCTCCTCCCTTGGCACAGTCGGCATGGTCCGCGTCAAGCGGATCGACGCCGCCGGCTCCTGGTATGTTTGGCACCGCTCCCTCCCGGCCGGGCAACTGCTCATCGGTGAGACGACGGCCGCAGCGGCTACGCTTGGGCATATCACCGTCTCGGGTACGACGCTGACGCTGGTCAACGGGGTTATCGCGGACGGCACGTATATCATCCATGCTTGGGCGCATGATGAGAGCCCGGACGGGTTGGTACAAGCCATTACTTTCACGACCGACTCTAGCGGCAATGCTGCTGTCCCGTTTGGTTTTGAGTCTCAACTCGACATACTGAAAGCGTCTACCGCCACGGGCAATTGGCTGGTCGTTGACACTATGCGCGGCATTCTAACCGGATCAGTCGATCAGCAGTTATACCCTAATGCCAGCACCGCAGAGACGGCCGGAACAACCATTGACTTGACCTCAAATGGCCTCAACGCAACATCTCTGTCTGCGTCAACCACGTATGTTGGTCTCGCCATCCGCCGTGGCCCCATGAGAGTCCCCACGGACGGGACCAAAGTTTACAACGCCATCGCCAGGACGGGAACGGGCGCAGCGGCTACGGTGACGGGAGTGGGGTTTGCGCCGGATATTGTGATTGCGAAGGGGAAAGATATTCGTGGTTGGTTCGTTGGGGATAGGCTGCGTGGAGCATACAAAGAATTAGAAACATCAAGCACGATGGCGGAGTACGCCGATAATTCGTCTTGGGGCGGGGTTACTGGTTTTGATACTCAAGACGGTGCACGTCTTGGGAGTGACCTTGACTATGGTCGCGTGAACCAATCATCTGTACAATTCGTTAACTACTGCTTCCGCCGCGCCCCAGGCTTCTTCGACCAAGTCTGCTACACGGGCACCGGAGTAGCCCGTACAATCCCCCACAATCTCAAATCTATACCAGGGATGATATGGTTTAAGGGGCGTAGTGCTGCTTATAGTTGGGTGGTATATCATAAAAGTCTTGGTGCTACTAGACTAGCGGGTCGTCTCGAAAAAACTGATGCTGCTAGTACCAATTCTGCGTGGTTCAATAATACAGAACCTACAGATACTGTGGCAACGGTGGGGGCTAGTGGCCCTAATGATGCTGGCACTACATACGTCGCATACCTCTTCGGTGACACCCCAGGCCTCTGCAAAGCCTTTTCCTACACGGGCAACGGCACCAACCAGGATATCCCCCTCGGCTTTATCCCCCGGTTCATAATCCTTAAACGCACCGACGCATCGGGCGACTGGTACGTTTTCGACACCGTGCGCGGCATCGTCTCAGGCAACGATCCGTACCTGCTCCTCAACTCCACCGCTGCCGAAGTCACAACCACCGACTTTATTGACCCTATTGCCAACGGCATCAATGCGAGCGGGTCACTCATCAACATCAACGGCGCGCAGATGATTGGTTGGGCCTGCGCCTAG
- the queC gene encoding 7-cyano-7-deazaguanine synthase QueC codes for MTAQPKAVVLFSGGLDSTTCLAVARSEGFLPCALSFEYGQRHSVELLAARRVAAALDVHAHLILPLPLGAIGGSALTADIDVPKDRDPATMETEIPATYVPARNTIFLSLALGWAEVLGAEDIFIGVNALDYSGYPDCRPQFIAAFEAMANLAVKEAVEGRLRIRIHTPLLHLTKAGIVRLGTSLGVDFGLTHSCYDPTEEGLACGRCDSCLLRKKGFEEADIQDPTRYRPSL; via the coding sequence ATGACAGCGCAACCCAAGGCGGTGGTGCTTTTTTCCGGGGGCCTGGATTCCACGACCTGCCTGGCCGTGGCCCGAAGCGAAGGGTTTTTGCCGTGCGCGCTCAGTTTCGAATACGGCCAGCGCCACAGCGTGGAGCTCTTGGCCGCCCGGCGCGTGGCCGCGGCCCTGGACGTCCACGCCCATCTGATCCTGCCCCTGCCGCTCGGGGCCATCGGTGGCTCGGCCCTGACGGCCGACATCGACGTGCCCAAAGACCGGGACCCGGCCACCATGGAGACGGAAATCCCGGCCACCTACGTGCCGGCCCGCAACACCATCTTCCTGTCCCTGGCTCTCGGCTGGGCCGAGGTCCTGGGGGCCGAGGACATCTTCATCGGCGTCAACGCCCTGGACTATTCCGGCTATCCGGACTGCCGGCCGCAGTTTATCGCCGCCTTCGAGGCCATGGCCAACCTGGCCGTCAAGGAAGCGGTGGAAGGGCGGCTTCGCATCCGCATCCACACGCCGCTTCTGCACCTGACCAAGGCCGGCATCGTGCGCCTCGGCACCAGCCTCGGCGTGGATTTCGGCCTGACCCACTCCTGCTACGACCCGACCGAGGAAGGCCTGGCCTGCGGCCGTTGCGACAGCTGCCTCTTGCGCAAAAAAGGCTTCGAGGAAGCGGATATCCAGGACCCGACCCGGTACCGGCCGAGTTTGTGA
- a CDS encoding 7-carboxy-7-deazaguanine synthase QueE produces the protein MSLRVHEIFASIQGESSFAGWPCAFLRLSGCNLDCVWCDTRYAAASFVEMTVPEAAAALLASGLPLVELTGGEPLLAPELPALARALLDAGATVLVETNGSRDIAVLDPRAIAILDIKCPGSGMEGRNDYRNLDRLRPRDEVKFVLAGRDDYRFALDVAKRVWDRHTVHLSPVTGSLDPAELAGWMVADRVRARLGLQLHKTIWSPEARGV, from the coding sequence ATGAGCCTTCGCGTCCACGAGATTTTCGCCAGCATCCAGGGTGAATCGAGCTTCGCCGGCTGGCCGTGCGCCTTTTTGCGCCTGTCGGGCTGCAATCTCGACTGCGTCTGGTGCGACACCCGCTACGCGGCCGCATCGTTCGTCGAAATGACCGTCCCCGAGGCCGCGGCCGCGCTCCTGGCCTCTGGCCTGCCCCTGGTCGAGCTGACCGGCGGGGAGCCGCTTTTGGCCCCGGAGCTGCCGGCCCTGGCCCGGGCCCTGCTCGACGCCGGGGCGACCGTCCTGGTCGAGACCAACGGCAGCCGGGACATCGCCGTGCTCGATCCCCGGGCCATCGCCATCCTGGACATCAAATGCCCGGGCAGCGGCATGGAAGGCCGAAACGACTACCGAAACCTCGACCGGCTGCGGCCCCGGGACGAGGTGAAATTCGTGCTCGCCGGCCGCGACGATTACCGGTTCGCCCTGGACGTGGCCAAGCGGGTCTGGGACCGCCATACGGTCCATCTGTCGCCCGTTACCGGCAGCCTCGACCCGGCCGAGCTGGCGGGCTGGATGGTGGCCGACCGGGTCCGGGCCCGGCTTGGGCTGCAACTGCACAAAACCATCTGGAGCCCCGAGGCGCGGGGCGTATGA
- a CDS encoding beta strand repeat-containing protein → MNEPTWFNQSYYLEQKAAALNTAGTGGRTDWTAAEVLQSMQSGGLTPYQHYTAFGAGESLSPNPSFDVTYYLQQKATQLNAHLQPGQTPYTTSTALQAILDAGLTPMEHYEQYGANESLNPNQYFDQAYYLSAKAAELNAASAGGRTDWTSAEVLQSIAGAGLTPYEHFAQFGVNEGLNPSASFDVQAYLQSKADELNQTGTTTWTPAQVLASLQSAGLDPISHYVEYGHTEGVPVTPVTPVTPENPSTPGGGGGGGGGGTTFTVTNTAGVLTFGGTATGDVTVSWAGTVGDSVATFTRSTLTGTADFTSTTVGKATSISLAASDVLAVTAAQVADVTISGTGSVKLSDTTLPAATLTTLDAAIAPTINASSVTTVTGTAAEVAAFAAAETAGTITAAANYNATVSGTDMTVAQANAIDAANGTGVTTATLDNTSTVASLKTLTAAGAVNAYTIAIAAGDATSAAADLTTIDAATSVAVGATNVTTVTGTAAEVAAFVAAETAGTITAAANYNATVSGTDMTVAQANAIDAANGTGVTTATLDNTSTVASLKTLTAAGAVNAYTIVIAAGDATSAAADLTTIDTATSVAVGATNVTTVTGTAAEVAAFAAAETAGTITAAANYNATVSGTDMTVAQANAIDAANGTGVTTATLDNTSTVASLKTLTAAGAVNAYTIAIAAGDATSAAADLTTIDAATSVAVGATNVTTVTGTAAEVAAFAAAETAGTITAAANYNATVSGTDMTVAQANAIDAANGTGVTTATLDNTSTVASLKTLTAAGAVNAYTIAIAAGDATSAAADLTTIDAATSVAVGATNVTTVTGTAAEVAAFAAAETAGTITAAANYNATVSGTDMTVAQANAIDAANGTGVTTATLDNTSTVASLKTLTAAGAVNAYTIAIAAGDATSAAADLTTIDAATSVAVGATNVTTVTGTVNEAKAFAAAETAGTITANANYNIQASDATVTAADLNTLYSANGSGTITTTNGPGWTITALNGLNVTATASADTFMLANADINVGITSFNIPTDVVNVNDLTTADALTNVTADFTTTNDVVYFLENQADGAADTAAGVAAAFNTFTITDADATAIVVIADNNSSAIYRWADTLASADGMNAGELTLIGTIDQALAGANISFA, encoded by the coding sequence ATGAACGAGCCGACGTGGTTTAACCAAAGCTATTATCTCGAGCAGAAAGCCGCCGCCTTGAATACAGCCGGCACGGGCGGCCGCACCGATTGGACGGCCGCCGAGGTTCTGCAGTCGATGCAGAGCGGCGGCCTGACGCCCTACCAGCACTACACGGCGTTTGGCGCCGGCGAGAGCCTGAGCCCCAACCCTTCGTTTGATGTGACCTACTACCTGCAGCAAAAGGCCACGCAGCTCAACGCCCATCTCCAGCCCGGCCAAACGCCCTACACTACGAGCACGGCCCTGCAAGCCATCCTGGACGCCGGCCTGACGCCCATGGAGCACTACGAGCAGTACGGCGCCAACGAGAGCCTCAACCCGAACCAGTATTTCGACCAAGCCTACTATCTGAGCGCCAAGGCGGCCGAGCTCAACGCCGCCAGCGCCGGCGGCCGCACAGACTGGACCTCGGCGGAAGTCCTGCAGTCCATCGCGGGCGCGGGCCTGACGCCCTACGAGCACTTCGCCCAGTTCGGCGTCAACGAGGGCCTCAACCCCAGCGCCAGCTTCGACGTCCAGGCCTACCTGCAGAGCAAGGCCGACGAACTGAACCAGACCGGCACCACCACCTGGACGCCGGCCCAGGTTCTGGCTTCCCTGCAAAGCGCCGGGCTGGACCCCATCAGCCACTACGTCGAGTACGGCCACACGGAAGGCGTGCCGGTCACGCCTGTCACGCCGGTCACGCCTGAAAATCCGAGCACGCCTGGCGGCGGCGGGGGCGGCGGTGGTGGGGGAACGACTTTTACGGTGACCAACACGGCGGGAGTCCTTACCTTTGGTGGCACAGCGACAGGCGATGTAACTGTAAGCTGGGCTGGCACGGTAGGTGACTCCGTTGCAACATTTACTCGAAGCACGTTGACTGGCACTGCTGACTTCACTTCGACAACTGTGGGTAAGGCGACTAGTATTTCTTTAGCTGCTAGCGACGTACTTGCAGTAACGGCTGCACAGGTGGCAGATGTAACTATTTCTGGCACTGGATCAGTAAAGTTGAGCGACACGACCTTACCCGCAGCCACTTTGACCACCCTTGACGCAGCAATTGCACCAACTATCAATGCTTCTTCTGTGACCACCGTGACCGGTACAGCGGCTGAAGTTGCTGCCTTTGCGGCTGCCGAAACCGCCGGCACCATTACCGCGGCGGCAAACTATAATGCGACGGTGAGCGGCACCGACATGACGGTGGCCCAAGCCAACGCAATCGATGCGGCGAATGGCACGGGCGTGACCACGGCCACACTGGACAACACCTCGACCGTCGCTTCCCTGAAGACCCTGACGGCAGCGGGGGCGGTCAATGCCTACACCATCGCTATCGCAGCTGGCGATGCCACCTCGGCAGCCGCCGACCTGACGACGATTGACGCCGCCACCTCGGTGGCGGTCGGTGCGACGAACGTGACCACCGTGACCGGTACGGCGGCTGAAGTTGCTGCCTTTGTGGCTGCCGAAACCGCCGGCACCATTACCGCGGCGGCAAACTATAATGCGACGGTGAGCGGCACCGACATGACGGTGGCCCAAGCCAACGCAATCGATGCGGCGAACGGTACGGGCGTGACCACGGCCACACTGGACAACACCTCGACCGTCGCCTCCCTGAAGACCCTGACGGCAGCGGGGGCGGTGAATGCCTACACCATCGTCATCGCAGCCGGCGATGCCACCTCGGCAGCCGCCGACCTGACGACGATTGACACCGCCACCTCGGTGGCGGTCGGTGCGACGAACGTGACCACCGTGACCGGTACGGCGGCTGAAGTTGCTGCCTTTGCGGCTGCCGAAACCGCCGGCACCATTACCGCGGCGGCAAACTATAATGCGACGGTGAGCGGCACCGACATGACGGTGGCCCAAGCCAACGCAATCGATGCGGCGAATGGCACGGGCGTGACCACGGCCACACTGGACAACACCTCGACCGTCGCTTCCCTGAAGACCCTGACGGCAGCGGGGGCGGTCAATGCCTACACCATCGCCATCGCAGCTGGCGATGCCACCTCGGCAGCCGCCGACCTGACGACGATTGACGCCGCCACCTCGGTGGCGGTCGGTGCGACGAACGTGACCACCGTGACCGGTACGGCGGCTGAAGTTGCTGCCTTTGCGGCTGCCGAAACCGCCGGCACCATTACCGCGGCGGCAAACTATAATGCGACAGTGAGCGGCACCGACATGACGGTGGCCCAAGCCAACGCAATCGATGCGGCGAACGGTACGGGCGTGACCACGGCCACACTGGACAACACCTCGACCGTCGCTTCCCTGAAGACCCTGACGGCAGCGGGGGCGGTGAATGCCTACACCATCGCCATCGCAGCCGGCGATGCCACCTCGGCAGCCGCCGACCTGACGACGATTGACGCCGCCACCTCGGTGGCGGTCGGTGCGACGAACGTGACCACCGTGACCGGTACGGCGGCTGAAGTTGCTGCCTTTGCGGCTGCCGAAACCGCCGGCACCATTACCGCGGCGGCAAACTATAATGCGACGGTGAGCGGCACCGACATGACGGTGGCCCAAGCCAACGCAATCGATGCGGCGAACGGTACGGGCGTGACCACGGCCACACTGGACAACACCTCGACCGTCGCTTCCCTGAAGACCCTGACGGCAGCGGGGGCGGTCAATGCCTACACCATCGCCATCGCAGCCGGCGATGCCACCTCGGCAGCCGCCGACCTGACGACGATTGACGCCGCCACCTCGGTGGCGGTCGGTGCGACGAACGTGACCACCGTGACCGGTACGGTGAACGAAGCCAAGGCATTTGCGGCTGCAGAAACGGCAGGCACTATAACTGCAAATGCCAATTACAACATTCAGGCCAGTGACGCTACAGTGACGGCTGCAGATCTGAACACCCTTTATTCTGCAAACGGTTCGGGCACGATCACCACTACCAATGGTCCTGGCTGGACGATCACCGCCCTTAATGGACTCAATGTCACCGCGACTGCTTCTGCAGATACATTTATGTTGGCAAATGCCGACATAAATGTCGGCATAACCAGCTTCAATATTCCGACAGATGTGGTTAATGTCAACGATCTTACTACAGCGGATGCACTCACAAATGTAACCGCAGACTTCACGACTACGAACGATGTGGTGTATTTCCTAGAAAACCAGGCGGATGGAGCGGCGGATACGGCAGCAGGGGTTGCTGCAGCATTCAACACTTTTACCATTACCGATGCGGACGCCACCGCCATCGTCGTAATTGCTGATAACAACAGTTCTGCAATCTATCGTTGGGCCGATACTTTGGCATCTGCCGATGGAATGAATGCAGGCGAACTAACCCTCATTGGCACTATCGACCAGGCATTGGCTGGAGCCAATATCTCGTTCGCATAA
- a CDS encoding 6-pyruvoyl trahydropterin synthase family protein produces MPGTYTITVSGAFSAAHRLPDHPGPCAFMHGHNFEVAVALTATALVRGMVADFLDVRAALDAAFARLDHACLNDIPELSPPTAEVLAAWIFGQLRERLDDGRVRVARVTVTESAGLAATYAEDA; encoded by the coding sequence ATGCCAGGGACCTACACCATCACCGTTTCCGGCGCGTTCAGCGCCGCCCACCGCCTGCCCGACCATCCCGGGCCGTGCGCGTTCATGCACGGCCACAACTTCGAGGTGGCCGTGGCGCTCACGGCAACGGCCCTCGTCCGGGGCATGGTGGCCGATTTCCTGGACGTGCGCGCCGCCCTGGACGCGGCCTTCGCCCGGCTCGACCACGCCTGCTTAAACGACATCCCCGAGCTGTCGCCGCCGACAGCCGAGGTCCTGGCCGCCTGGATCTTCGGGCAGCTTCGCGAGCGCCTGGACGACGGCCGGGTGCGGGTGGCCCGGGTGACGGTGACCGAAAGCGCCGGGTTGGCCGCCACCTACGCGGAAGACGCATGA